A segment of the Campylobacter vulpis genome:
AAAGTGATCGAAAAATTAAAAGATATTTTAGCAAGTGAAGGTAGGCGTAATTTAAAAACAAAAGATATAGCTAAAGAAAATTAGGTATCCACCTAGATACTTTTAGCACAATGAAATTGAGAAACTCCATTTCTTATCCACAAATCTTAAACTTTTTAAATCAAAGAAACATAAGCTGATATTAATTAAATTACAATTTAATTTAAGGTTGAAAAAAGATAATTTGTCGCAAAAATACGACATTTTTGTTTTGCAAAAACATAAATGGCATTGTCAAATTTATCTCATCAAAATCCTTTAGTTTGCGTGTTATTTTTAACATTTTTTAAATTTAACCTTATTTTTTTTAAAACCTATAAAAAGCATTTTGGTTCAAAGCTTGGGTTTTCAGTGATTAAAGCTTTTTAGGATTTTTTGAAATTATAGCAGGGGGAGGGTAAATCCCCAGCTATGTGTCTTAAAATGTGGCTAAAAGCTAGAAAAAAAACTAAGTTTTGTTGGGTTGTTAAATTGTGTCCTTGTAGCTTAAGCTTGAAACTTCGCTTATGTGGGCAGCTTTAGAGCGTAAAAACGGCTTAGCCTAAGCCTTACGTGACTTTATGCGGGTCGTGGGGCGTGTATCGCCGTTTATGCGGGAGAAGTCCAGGGCCTGCGTGTGTAGCTTAAGCGGTGTGTAAGGCTGGAGCGTTATGCCACGCAAACTCGGTAAAACGACGGCTTTATTTAGCCGTGCGGACTTTGCGGTCGGGGCGTATTTAAGCGTGATTTAAAGCTTATGCAGACGAAGTTTAGGGCTGGGCTTTAAGGTCGCTAACGTTGGGCTTGATTAGGCAAAAAGCTTAGAAAAGAGCATTAAAAAGCAATGTTGGCTTTATGCGGGTGATTTTCAATAGCTAAGGCTTTTTAAGCTTAGAAAGCGTAAGGGCTTAATTTAGCATAGGTGGCAAAGGCGTAAGTCCTAGCCTTATGAAAAGTTCTTTGAAAAGGGTTTGAGTAGAGTTGCCCCGCATTTATGTGGGGCTTGAAAGCTTAAGTCGTGTGGATTTTCGGTCGCAGTTATGCGGGAGAAGTCCAGGGCCTGCGTGTAGAAAAGCTTTTTAAGTGCTATTTGCTAGTATTTAAAAAGCCTTTTAGAAAAGGCAATTTTACACAAAGGAAAGAAAATGAAAAAGATGTATGAGCTAGAAAGAGCAAAAGTAAGGATTTTAAGAGAAACTAAGGGGGCTTTTAGCGATGAAAACCTAGCAGAATGTGCGGATTTTGTGGAAAATACCTTTAACGTTTATTTAACAAAAGCCGAAAGAAAACAAACAAGAAAAGAAGGGCTTTTTCATCTTATAGTATGCTTAATGTATCGTAAGCTAAGAAGATTTGAAAGCATTGGGTTTCGTTTCTCAAATAATTTCATTGAATTAATAAACAAAGATGAAGTTAAGGAAAATTCGACCGCATTAGGTGTTGATATTGAAAATCTTAAATTAAGAGGCGATTTTGAAAGAATTTTATATGTTCTTTTGCAAGAAAAACAGCTTTTAGCAAGGAGGATTAATGAGAGAGATTAATACTTACGCAAGAGGCAAAATGCTTTATTTAGACATCAGGCAAAACGGCCTTAGAGAAAGGTTAGCTAGTGGGGTCAAGGATAGCAAGGAAGCAAGGGAGTTTTTTAAGAAAAACACGCCCTTAATCTTGCAAAATAGAGCCTATATCAAAAAATTAGCCAAGGACTTCATAGACTACGAAAACGCCCTTTATTGCGAAAAGCTTTTAAGGGAAGAAAAAGACTATAAGGCGATATTTAGCGAGGATTTAAGAGGGGAGCTTGAGGGCTTTTTTAATTCTTTTATCGTGCATAAAAGAGGCACGCAAAAGTCTTATAAAAACTTGCAAAAAATCATCATTGACTTTTTTCAGTCGGAAAAATTACGCAGTGTTAAGGATTTTGAAAAAAGGCATATTGTGAAATTTATCCTTTTTTGTGAGGGGAAAAATATGCGAAATTCAAGCATAAAGCTTAGATTTAGCTTTTTGAAACGCTTTATAAATTACTGCGTTGATGAGGGCTTAAGAGAGGCGATAAGTATCAAAATGCCACGCCTTAAAATGGACGAGGCAGAGCTTGAAAGAAGTCAAAAGGAGGCACTTGATTATGCTGAAATTTCGCTCTTTATCAAAAATGCCCCCTCTCCTTTAAAGGAGTATCTAAGCATAGCCTTTTTTACTGGGGCTAGAACGGGGGAAATTTTGGCTCTTAAAAAGGGAGATATAGACTTTGTTAAAAAAGAAATTCACATTAGAAAAACAAGGATTTCTAAAAAAGAAACAAACTCCCCTAAAAATAGGTTTTCTTATAGAACAATCGACATGCTAAAGGTCGTTGAAAATGTCATGCTTAAGCTAGTCGAGGGTAAAAAAGATGATGATTTTATTTTTGAAAAATATAGCAAT
Coding sequences within it:
- a CDS encoding tyrosine-type recombinase/integrase is translated as MREINTYARGKMLYLDIRQNGLRERLASGVKDSKEAREFFKKNTPLILQNRAYIKKLAKDFIDYENALYCEKLLREEKDYKAIFSEDLRGELEGFFNSFIVHKRGTQKSYKNLQKIIIDFFQSEKLRSVKDFEKRHIVKFILFCEGKNMRNSSIKLRFSFLKRFINYCVDEGLREAISIKMPRLKMDEAELERSQKEALDYAEISLFIKNAPSPLKEYLSIAFFTGARTGEILALKKGDIDFVKKEIHIRKTRISKKETNSPKNRFSYRTIDMLKVVENVMLKLVEGKKDDDFIFEKYSNLHTLFKELLIKLNAKPMRLYETRHTFASLMLSRGEDVEWVSRRMLGHANSAMTYAKYARLINKSVKERAKFINEEDF